A single region of the Diadema setosum chromosome 14, eeDiaSeto1, whole genome shotgun sequence genome encodes:
- the LOC140237592 gene encoding uncharacterized protein, whose translation MERGIFQGCSISPYLFLLVIETMALAVRQNNDIKGIPVEGKEVKISLLADDSTCFLDGSLSSFDHLFDLLENFAVCSGCKLNISKSEAIWVGAKRGSQINPYSENGLIWKTDTFKTLGVVFSLDVSKVFALNYKPKLKSIEATLNCWRVRNLSLIGKICVVKTLLLPQLLYLFSVLCIKIPKKFFKELDRIFYRFIWSGGRDRVKRKYVCNDFASGGLRMIDPYVFAMSQKMAWVKLLLDKNYSSLWKVIELSVLEDFNQMNDILWKSHVPESVLNKLPCSQLSDSVRTWYFFREKAVNKEFGVKFSDLGSCQCLWFNRNIRSKSKRFFFYQEWFDRGIVFVSDLLDSPLPGSKLFEELILDFGISPTGRRKFNSLMSNIPQTWLTISNWDHNEIFDTIVNNLCLAKKVPKYVYSIMSEDCAPAKQICFWKDLSLNPDSELWDNIHLRNFKSSIDARVRSFYFKLYHRVIALNDFLHKIKRKDSPNCTFCQRLPETVIHIFIECQHVKKVWDDIINVINQNTKKNYNPSVFEKFFGFKDDKFITYNFLILKYYIYLCKFRGNQPSFQGFKVYLKTCKDLEYRIANKNGKLVLHFRKWRFDI comes from the coding sequence ATGGAAAGAGGAATCTTTCAAGGTTGTTCTATTTctccatatttgtttttattagttATAGAAACAATGGCTTTAGCTGtaagacaaaataatgatatcaaaggTATTCCTGTAGAaggaaaagaagtgaaaatatcatTGTTAGCAGACGATTCCACATGTTTTTTAGATGGCTCCCTCAGTTCTTTTGatcatttgtttgatttgcttgaaaattttgcagtatGTTCTGGTTGTAAATTAAATATATCTAAGTCGGAGGCAATTTGGGTTGGTGCTAAAAGAGGCTCTCAAATAAatccatactctgaaaatggtCTTATTTGGAAAACAGATACTTTCAAAACCCTTGGAGTTGTTTTTTCACTAGATGTCAGCAAAGTTTTTGCTCTTAACTACAAACCTAAATTGAAATCTATAGAAGCGACCCTAAACTGTTGGCGCGTCAGAAATTTATCCTTAATTGGAAAGATTTGTGTGGTTAAAACCTTACTATTACCTCAACTGTTGTATCTTTTTTCAGTATTATGTATAAAGATCCCAAAAAAATTTTTCAAAGAGTTAGACAGAATATTTTATAGATTTATTTGGAGTGGTGGAAGAGAtagagtaaaaagaaaatatgtttgtaatgatttcgCTTCGGGTGGGCTGCGAATGATCGATCCATATGTTTTTGCCATGTCACAGAAAATGGCTTGGGTCAAACTTCTTTTGGACAAAAATTACAGTAGTTTATGGAAGGTAATTGAACTTTCAGTATTAGAAGATTTTAATCAgatgaatgatattttatggaAATCTCATGTACCTGAATCTGTTTTGAATAAGTTACCATGCTCTCAATTATCCGATTCTGTTAGAACTTGGTATTTTTTCAGGGAGAAAGCAGTAAATAAGGAGTTTGGTGTGAAATTTTCAGATTTAGGATCATGTCAATGTTTATGGTTTAACAGAAATATTAGATCCAAGTCAAAGcgattctttttttatcaagagTGGTTTGATAGAGGCATAGTCTTTGTCAGTGATCTTTTAGATTCACCACTCCCTGGAAGCAAACTTTTTGAAGAACTTATTCTTGATTTCGGTATTTCACCCACAGGAAGGAGAAAATTTAATTCTTTAATGAGCAATATTCCTCAAACATGGTTAACTATATCAAATTGGGATCATAATGAAATTTTTGACACGATAGTAAATAACTTATGTTTAGCAAAGAAAGTTCCGAAATATGTTTACTCAATTATGTCAGAGGACTGTGCTCcagcaaaacaaatttgtttttggaAAGACCTGTCGTTAAATCCAGATTCAGAATTGTGGGATAACATCCATCTGAGAAATTTTAAAAGTTCTATTGACGCTCGAGTTCGTTCCTTTTATTTCAAGTTATATCATAGAGTTATAGCATTAAATGATTTtttgcacaaaatcaaaagGAAGGACTCCCCCAACTGCACATTTTGTCAGAGATTACCAGAAACTGTTATTCACATATTTATTGAGTGTCAGCACGTAAAAAAAGTTTGGGATGACATAATTAatgtaataaatcaaaacactAAGAAAAATTATAACCCCTCCGTTTTTGAAAAATTTTTCGGGTTTAAAGATGATAAATTTATAACTTATAATTTCCTTATcttgaaatattatatttatttgtGTAAATTCAGAGGTAACCAACCCTCATTTCAAGGATTTAAGGTGTatttaaaaacatgtaaagATCTTGAGTATCGCATTGCTAATAAGAATGGAAAACTTGTACTTCACTTCCGTAAATGGAGATTTGACATATGA